One stretch of Lucilia cuprina isolate Lc7/37 chromosome 6, ASM2204524v1, whole genome shotgun sequence DNA includes these proteins:
- the LOC111678129 gene encoding dnaJ homolog subfamily C member 13 isoform X1: MVPPKESIDLECFLVTKHSWKGKYKRILAIGNVGISTYNPDKLDLTNRWSYSDIVSAAPTKSSNIPNEFVLTVKKDKKLDSIKLSSEYRNDILTSILKYYKEFADKPKNSQRFSAYKYHWSGISLPTMLEVTPCSLDQLDPTTNEILASYMYKDIEGIIAGISDYEGGIVMAYGGFSRLHLFRAINHHEVVQNIAQKSTQFLGIDIKILKSQITLEQFERQRFGKYSGDQFQTSMTEFTVQKHTPRHPDPVKRILCLTETTLLERDPQTYSVCTLRPLSDVFALIRDKDNLQKFCIEYKNGVVRTYTTNDRDSLLATLLDAVRSSGNQDVHIRITNTPRGKRYVPLSSNVDEETEANLLRLVINNFQNPAKRYEVLERFNANVPHSGLNYSVTQDSLFAENKEKLILSALQSLAQKEMDNPTAQLTNFELEAIFHGLTRLLASKTGYAAFTNLPGFREIIGTKIVAALRRKDLAVTYSAIDMINSLMHSVNADHDLKQEQLNKSSILSSKSFLETLLNMWTNHVSHGSGALVLSAMLDFLTFALCVPYSETTDGKQFDILLELIAERGRYLYKLFQHPSLAIVKGAGLVLRAIIEEGEQKVAEQMQSLALDEAALCRHLLVALYTPSNDPTLATHRQLSRHLIGLWITDNLEAMELFKRIFPAGLLMFLESEETVPETDVEEDKLNFRDNLKFAIQHSNKTRKNVIEKHLQGIKHWGMNLIEQQDSAALAIKNRPVVLRNRRQRKKTSDAIVNLPFFFYNFSRDHSIPNLIWNHKTREELRICLENELRQFINDRDLAGNMIVAWNYQEFEVTYQCLADEIQIGDYYIRLILEKDDWPQNLVKDPIELFNALYRRVLCRQRVNDDQLTVTSLQALAKVYKRYHKEIGQFGDMSYILQLSDRCFSPSLRDALINLISCLVLEKSNCRPLVDHVQCLVDLITLAHLHQGRAQPNTKTNVIEAGPNMQQYEEKDWYYNIEKEGQKPERQGPITYSELKELWSKGVITPKTRCWAIGMDGWRSLQQIPQLKWCLIAKGQPLYNETELSSMILDILIKCTSFFPSRTQNGQAVLIPGPKLSRKLSEFICLPHIVQVCLTHDPGLLERVATLLCQIMQDNPEMPKVYLTGVFYFMLMYSGSNILPITKFLKMTHMKQGFRSEESSQSGIMHRSILGQLLPEAMVCFLENYSAEKFAEIFLGEFDTPEVIWSSEMRRLLIEKIAAHIADFTPRLRGHTMARYPYLAIPAISYPQLENELFCHIYYLRHLCDTQKFPNWPISDPVQLLKHTLDAWRKEVEKKPPQMTVQQAYNDLGIDLNKHPKPDESMIRKSYYRLAQMYHPDKNPNGREIFEKVNQAYEFLCSRNVWSSGGPDPNNIVLILRTQSILFERYADVLRPYKYAGYPQLIKTIRLETKDDDLFSKETQLLTAASELCYHTVHCSALNAEELRREEGIEALLEAYDRCVSIMGADSKPDSLHYQVISNVTRCFEVACNFEKCKQKIITLPRLMSDVCRVVYFKHTLSVSLVTSLAANNYELQCNLICNGVLWSLLLFCFEYDYTLDESGVEASDKTNQQQQANTLAKMAILACISLAGYGLEVRTTPETKSLASSENNSPTASAAATSIKAPSIPPKPKTAYTQNAQNPLNKQLAITSGQEGNNANVVSKQDSTASEKSEAGTPEQNAKALDLLRQKYVVTSEAQNTVVKQVLDRLLTKYIANKLTKEKDSEILKILTSNTRNPYLIWDNGTRAQLLDFLEQQRSSAVKETFEDIAEIYELVAQFEFDAHKDELQIGGVFIRIYNDMPTFPIVNPKQFTFDLLEYLKQAYHYMKNVKNSNTIAYSEPVSPTLSGSGDGILKPTLAPNHPQLKQHKTGNTFDEVLNAYNRSKSRKKLETEAMMEQQQIQSQYKYDFANDNQVEQHIIMVLKALIAVIKANHEVEIQCIGNFDMIFGFLAHNLFAENTTIKTVALEVVALVSRNKDCVTEIAACEVLGNFLVALKDPDLKASQQKVLETMSGLMNVQEMIKEAQMKGAVIYLLDMFCNSRNPLLREMCAEIMAKMTADRLSGPKVRITISKFLPALFVDAMIESPQTSVQLFESIHEHPELIWNDKTRNTVCDAVNDMCQSFYRAQKLNSRHLWKDPEILKDIVSNEVVVAGVYLRLFVANPAWTLRKPKQFLSDLLDFVVEQISKSSSEKDVLDLSTNALVELLRSQPNLADDIPVLGHIPKLFNLLTVQPKNTLSVLHQLSLSEFCVSAVSQTECIMPLKKCMEHHRDCIEKSCETLSRLFKYQHDSLISQSLEVGLIPFLLGLLDSRLDYVDNASAVKAQIVAALKGMTHNLNYGDRVTQILLKHPVWAEFKDQRHDLFITDTNIRGYLTGINPTAGYLTQGPAQNVEVLTSPPPIDRDDPSARPPED, encoded by the exons ATGGTGCCTCCTAAGGAGAGCATAGATTTGGAATGTTTTTTAGTAACAAAACATTCCTGGAAAGGGAAATACAAACGTATATTAGCCATAGGCAATGTGGGTATATCAACCTATAATCCTGACAAATTGGATTTAACCAATCGATGGTCCTATTCTGATATTGTATCAGCAGCACCTACAAAATCCTCAAAT ATTCCCAATGAATTTGTATTGACtgttaaaaaagataaaaaacttgATTCAATTAAACTAAGCTCTGAGTATCGTAATGATATTTTAACATCTATATTGAAATACTACAAAGAATTTGCTGATAAACCAAAAAATTCTCAA CGTTTCTCTGCTTATAAATATCACTGGTCCGGCATTAGTTTACCCACAATGTTGGAAGTAACGCCCTGCTCATTAGATCAATTGGATCCTACAACCAATGAAATATTAGCCAGTTATATGTACAAGGATATTGAAGGCATAATAG CAGGGATTTCGGATTATGAAGGCGGCATTGTTATGGCCTATGGTGGCTTTAGTCGTCTACATCTGTTCAGGGCCATCAATCATCATGAAGTGGTGCAAAATATCGCACAGAAATCAACGCAATTCTTGGGCATagatataaaaatcttaaaatcacAGATAACATTGGAACAATTTGAAAGACAAAGATTTGGTAAATATAG CGGCGATCAATTTCAAACTTCTATGACTGAGTTTACGGTACAAAAACATACACCACGTCATCCGGATCCTGTTAAACGTATACTCTGCCTAACGGAGACAACACTCTTGGAACGTGATCCTCAGACTTATAGTGTTTGTACACTACGACCTCTATCCGATGTTTTTGCATTGATACGTGATAAAGATAATTTGCAAAAGTTTTGTATTGAATATAAGAACGGTGTAGTGCGTACGTATACAACGAATGATCGTGATTCACTTTTGGCCACATTATTGGATGCTGTACGTTCGAGTGGCAATCAAGATGTTCATATACGCATTACTAATACACCACGCGGTAAACGTTATGTTCCGCTTAGCAGCAATGTTGACGAAGAAACCGAAGCAAATCTTTTGCGTTtggttataaataattttcaaaatcctgCTAAACGTTATGAGGTATTGGAGCGTTTTAATGCCAATGTACCACATAGTGGTTTAAATTATAGTGTAACACAAGAT AGTCTTTTTGCTgagaataaagaaaaacttatattgaGTGCTCTGCAGTCTTTGGCACAAAAAGAGATGGACAATCCCACAGCCCAGTTAACAAATTTCGAACTAGAAGCCATATTTCATGGCCTAACACGTCTATTGGCCAGCAAAACTGGTTATGCTGCATTTACCAATCTACCCGGATTTCGAGAGATTATTGGCACAAAAATTGTAGCCGCTTTAAGGCGAAAAGATTTGGCCGTTACTTACTCAGCCATCGATATGATAAATTCTCTAATGCATTCGGTCAATGCTGATCATGATTTAAAGCAAGAACAATTGAATAAATCGTCCATATTATCATCGAAATCATTTTTGGAAACCTTACTTAATATGTGGACCAATCATGTTAGCCATGGCAGTGGAGCATTGGTTCTATCGGCCATGTTAGATTTCTTAACATTTGCCCTATGTGTGCCTTATTCAGAGACAACGGATGGCAAACAAtttgatatattattggaattgATAGCCGAAAGGGGTCGCTATTTATATAAACTCTTTCAGCATCCTTCTTTGGCTATAGTCAAGGGAGCCGGTTTGGTATTGAGAGCCATTATAGAGGAGGGTGAACAAAAAGTAGCCGAACAAATGCAATCGTTGGCTTTAGATGAGGCTGCTTTATGTAGACATTTGCTGGTTGCATTATATACACCCTCAAATGATCCTACTTTGGCCACTCATCGTCAGCTATCTAGACATTTAATTGGTCTTTGGATAACGGACAATTTAGAGGCCATGGAATTGTTTAAACGcatattt CCTGCTGGCTTATTAATGTTTCTGGAATCGGAAGAAACGGTGCCTGAAACTGATGTTGAAgaagacaaattaaattttagagataatttaaaatttgccaTACAACATTCCAATAAAACACGTAAAAATGTGATTGAAAAGCATTTACAG ggcaTTAAGCACTGGGGCATGAATTTAATTGAACAACAAGATTCTGCTGCTCTAGCTATAAAAAATCGTCCCGTTGTTTTGCGCAATCGACGACAACGTAAAAAGACTTCTGATGCTATAGTGAATCTAccgtttttcttttataatttttcgagAGATCATAGTATACCTAATTTAATATGGAATCATAAG ACTCGTGAGGAATTGCGCATTTGCTTGGAAAATGAATTGCGGCAATTTATAAATGATCGTGATTTGGCGGGTAATATGATAGTTGCTTGGAATTATCAAGAATTTGAAGTAACATATCAg TGTTTGGCCGATGAAATTCAAATAGGCGACTATTACATACGTTTGATATTAGAAAAGGATGATTGGCCACAGAATCTAGTAAAAGATcc CATTGAACTGTTTAATGCTTTATATCGTCGAGTTCTGTGCCGTCAACGTGTCAATGATGATCAATTGACGGTAACATCTTTACAGGCTTTGGCAAAAGTCTATAAACGTTATCATAAGGAAATTGGACAATTTGGTGATATGTCTTATATCTTGCAGTTGAGCGATAGA tGTTTTTCTCCCTCCTTAAGAGATGCTCTTATAAATCTTATATCGTGTTTAGTATTGGAAAAATCCAATTGTCGGCCTCTAGTAGATCATGTACAATGTTTAGTGGATCTCATAACATTGGCTCATTTGCATCAGGGTCGTGCTCAACCAAATACCAAAACTAATGTTATTGAGGCCGGTCCCAACATGCAACAATATGAGGAAAAAGATTGGtattataatatagaaaaagaagGACAAAAGCCAGAGCGGCAAGGACCTATAACTTACTCGGAATTAAAGGAATTATGGTCTAAAGGTGTTATTACACCCAAAACGAGATGTTGGGCTATTGGCATGGATGGTTGGCGTTCTCTGCAACAAATACCACAACTTAAATGGTGCCTTATAGCCAAAGGCCAACCGTTATACAATGAGACGGAGCTATCCTCTATGATCTTAGATATTCTCATCAAATGTACCAGTTTCTTTCCATCACGCACTCAAAACGGTCAAGCTGTGCTCATACCAGGTCCAAAATTATCACGTAAACTTTCTGAATTCATTTGTTTGCCACACATTGTTCAAGTGTGCTTGACTCATGATCCCGGTTTGTTGGAACGTGTCGCTACACTATTGTGTCAAATTATGCAGGACAATCCGGAAATGCCTAAAGTCTATTTGACGGGCGTTTTCTATTTTATGCTCATGTATAGCGGTAgcaatattttacccataacGAAATTCCTTAAAATGACTCACATGAAACAAGGTTTCCGCAGTGAAGAATCATCACAATCCGGCATAATGCATCGTAGTATATTGGGTCAATTGCTGCCCGAAGCTATGGTTTGCTTTTTGGAAAACTATAGTGCTGAGAAATTTGCCGAAATCTTTTTGGGTGAATTCGATACGCCCGAGGTGATATGGAGTTCGGAAATGCGAAGACTGCTGATAGAGAAGATTGCAGCACATATTGCAGATTTTACACCGCGTCTAAGAGGTCATACAATGGCCAG ATATCCCTATCTTGCCATACCAGCTATAAGCTATCCTCAATTGGAAAATGAACTATTCTGCCATATTTATTACTTGAGACATCTCTGTGATACTCAAAAATTCCCCAATTGGCCCATTTCGGATCCTGTACAGCTACTAAAACACACATTAGATGCCTGGCGTAAGGAAGTCGAAAAGAAACCTCCTCAAATGACCGTCCAACAGGCATACAATGATTTAGGCATCGATTTGAACAAACATCCCAAACCCGACGAATCGATGATACGTAAAAGTTATTATCGTTTAGCGCAAATGTATCATCCGGATAAAAATCCCAATGGtcgagaaattttcgaaaaagttAATCAAGCTTATGAGTTTCTATGCTCGCGTAATGTCTGGAGTTCAGGAGGACCAGATCCCAataatattgtgctaatattgaGAACACAAAGTATTTTATTTGAACGTTATGCGGATG tATTGCGTCCTTATAAATATGCTGGTTATCCTCAGCTTATAAAAACCATACGTTTGGAGACTAAAGACGATGATTTATTCTCCAAAGAAACACAATTACTTACGGCAGCCTCTGAGCTTTGCTATCATACCGTACATTGTTCCGCCTTAAATGCCGAAGAGTTGAGACGAGAAGAAGGTATTGAAGCCTTGTTGGAAGCTTATGATAGATGTGTTTCAATTATGGGTGCTGACTCTAAACCCGATTCTCTACACTATCAAGTTATTTCGAATGTAACACGTTGTTTTGAAGTTGCCTGTAATTTCGAAAAATGTAAACAGAAAATTATCACTCTACCACGTCTCATGTCCGATGTGTGTCGTGTGGTCTATTTCAAACATACGCTATCCGTTAGTTTGGTAACAAGTTTGGCAGCAAACAATTATGAATTACAGTGTAATTTAATTTGCAATGGTGTACTCTGGTCCCTTTTGCTTTTCTGTTTCGAATATGATTATACCCTGGATGAGAGTGGCGTGGAGGCTAGTGATAAAACGAATCAACAGCAACAAGCTAATACCTTAGCTAAAATGGCCATACTTGCCTGTATATCTTTAGCCGGTTATGGTCTCGAAGTACGTACAACACCGGAAACAAAATCCCTTGCATCTTCGGAAAACAATTCACCCACAGCCAGTGCTGCTGCAACAAGCATAAAAGCACCCTCTATACCACCTAAACCCAAAACGGCATACACGCAAAATGCACAAAATCCTTTAAATAAACAGCTAGCCATAACATCGGGCCAGGAAGGTAATAATGCGAATGTGGTTAGTAAACAAGATTCAACAGCCAGTGAGAAATCAGAAGCCGGCACACCCGAACAAAATGCCAAGGCTTTGGATTTATTGCGTCAAAAGTATGTGGTAACTTCCGAAGCACAGAATACAGTGGTTAAACAAGTGCTGGATCGCTTGCTGACCAAATATATTgctaataaattaacaaaagaaaaggATAGCGAG ATATTAAAAATACTCACCTCCAATACACGTAATCCCTATTTAATATGGGATAATGGTACTAGAGCTCAATTATTAGATTTCCTAGAACAGCAACGTTCGTCAGCGGTTAAGGAAACCTTTGAAGATATAGCAGAGATTTACGAATTAGTAGCACAATTTGAATTCGATGCACACAA AGATGAATTACAAATTGGTGGCGTATTTATACGAATCTACAACGATATGCCCACATTTCCTATAGTTAATCCTAAGCAATTTACATTCGATTTATTGGAATACCTTAAGCAAGCCTATCACtatatgaaaaatgttaaaaattccaATACCATAGCATATTCAGAACCAGTTTCACCCACACTTAGTGGTTCGGGTGATGGTATTCTCAAGCCCACATTAGCACCCAATCATCCGCAATTGAAACAGCATAAGACAGGCAATACTTTCGATGAAGTTCTTAACGCCTATAATCGTTCAAAGAGTCGCAAAAAATTGGAAACTGAAGCTATGATGGAGCAGCAACAAATACAAAGTCAATATAAATATGATTTTGCCAATGATAATCAAGTGGAACAGCATATAATAATGGTGCTTAAGGCCTTGATAGCTGTCATTAAGGCTAATCATGAGGTAGAAATACAATGTATAGGAAATTTCGATatgatttttggatttttggcTCATAATTTGTTTGCTGAG AATACTACCATTAAAACTGTGGCTTTAGAAGTTGTGGCCTTGGTATCACGCAACAAGGATTGTGTTACAGAAATTGCTGCCTGTGAGGTTTTGGGCAATTTCTTGGTGGCACTTAAAGATCCCGACCTTAAAGCTAGCCAGCAAAAAGTTTTGGAAACTATGTCTGGTCTTATGAATGTACAGGAAATGATTAAGGAAGCACAAATGAAAGGTGCTGTTATATATTTGCTCGACATGTTTTGCAATTCCCGTAATCCTTTGTTAAGAGAAATGTGTGCAGAAATAATGGCCAAAATGACTGCTGATCGTTTGAGTGGTCCTAAG GTGCGCATAacaatttccaaatttttacCCGCTCTATTTGTGGATGCAATGATTGAATCGCCACAAACTTCGGTGCAATTGTTTGAGTCTATACATGAACATCCCGAATTAATATGGAATGATAAAACACGCAATACAGTTTGTGATGCTGTTAATGATATGTGTCAAAG TTTCTATCGCGCACAAAAATTGAATTCCAGACACTTGTGGAAGGATCCTGAAATCCTTAAAGATATCGTTTCAAATGAAGTGGTTGTAGCTGGTGTTTATTTGCGTCTATTTGTAGCAAATCCTGCCTGGACTTTACGCAAACCCAAGCAGTTCTTATCAGATCTCCTAGATTTCGTGGTGGAGCAAATTAGTAAAAGTTCTTCGGAg AAAGATGTTTTAGATTTGTCTACTAATGCTTTAGTAGAACTTTTACGTTCTCAACCCAATTTGGCCGATGATATTCCTGTTTTGGGTCACATACCCAAACTTTTTAACTTGCTGACCGTACAACCAAAGAATACATTATCAGTATTACATCAACTATCACTATCAGAG TTTTGTGTCAGCGCTGTTTCTCAAACGGAATGCATTATGCCTTTAAAGAAATGCATGGAACATCATAGAGATTGTATAGAGAAATCCTGTGAGACCTTAAGtcgtttatttaaatatcaacaT GATTCCTTAATTAGTCAATCTTTGGAAGTTGGTCTTATACCTTTTCTTTTGGGTTTACTAGATAGTCGTTTGGATTATGTAGACAATGCATCAGCTGTTAAAGCACAAATTGTGGCGGCGCTCAAAGGCATGACTCATAATCTTAACTATGGTGATCGTGTAACACAAATTTTACTCAAACATCCAGTATGGGCTGAGTTTAAGGATCAACGGCATGATCTATTTATAACCGATACAAATATAAGAGGATATCTAACGG GTATCAATCCTACTGCAGGCTACCTCACTCAAGGGCCAGCACAAAATGTTGAAGTGCTGACCTCACCACCACCTATCGATCGTGATGATCCCTCTGCTAGACCACCAGAGGATTAA